The following are from one region of the Ignavibacteriota bacterium genome:
- a CDS encoding MarR family transcriptional regulator, which produces MGNNYKGSKKETESLNTYIKLIRSADSISSKINLELSNYRLTESQFGVLDAIFHRGPMKHRELGKKILKSGGNITMVINNLEKRDLVQRRRSEKDRREFIIHLTPKGRNKIKETLPIIVKKIKKHFEILNKDEQRELQELCKIVGMQIRK; this is translated from the coding sequence ATGGGTAATAATTATAAAGGTTCCAAAAAAGAAACCGAATCTTTGAACACTTATATTAAGCTGATTCGTTCGGCGGATTCAATAAGCTCAAAAATAAATCTTGAACTAAGCAATTACCGATTAACTGAAAGTCAATTTGGGGTTTTAGATGCTATCTTTCACCGGGGACCAATGAAGCATCGGGAATTGGGCAAAAAAATTCTTAAAAGCGGCGGTAACATTACAATGGTAATTAATAATCTTGAAAAGCGTGATTTGGTTCAGAGAAGAAGAAGCGAGAAAGACAGAAGAGAATTTATTATCCATCTAACACCAAAAGGGAGAAATAAAATCAAGGAAACGTTACCGATAATTGTTAAAAAGATTAAAAAGCATTTTGAAATTTTGAATAAAGATGAACAGAGAGAATTACAGGAGCTGTGTAAAATTGTCGGAATGCAAATCAGAAAATAG
- a CDS encoding NAD-dependent deacylase: MGIKIDKSLIDILKGAKSIVFFTGAGISAESGIATFRGKEGLWNKFKPEELANFDAFMRNPELVWEWYNYRRKIVHEAKPNAAHLTIAEMQNHFDDVTVVTQNVDNLHRRAGSKKIFELHGNIEKNFCISCKKNHDEELDFSHGVPKCDCGGLIRPGVVWFGEFLPEDQFRGGELAAMKADVFFVVGTSAVVYPAAGLVYTAKASGAAIVEINLEETEISSSVNYSYFGKAGEILPIIFEEYKLKV; encoded by the coding sequence ATGGGAATTAAGATTGATAAAAGCCTGATTGATATTCTCAAGGGAGCAAAATCAATTGTTTTTTTCACAGGTGCGGGAATCTCTGCTGAAAGTGGAATTGCTACTTTCAGAGGGAAAGAAGGTTTGTGGAATAAGTTCAAACCAGAAGAACTTGCAAACTTTGATGCATTTATGAGAAACCCCGAACTTGTTTGGGAGTGGTACAATTACAGAAGAAAAATTGTTCACGAAGCAAAACCGAATGCAGCCCACCTGACAATTGCAGAAATGCAAAACCACTTCGACGATGTCACCGTTGTAACTCAAAATGTTGATAATCTTCATCGCAGAGCGGGCAGCAAAAAGATTTTTGAACTTCACGGAAACATTGAAAAAAATTTTTGCATAAGTTGTAAGAAGAATCACGATGAAGAATTAGACTTCTCTCACGGAGTCCCTAAATGTGATTGCGGTGGTTTGATTCGTCCAGGTGTAGTTTGGTTTGGAGAATTTCTTCCCGAGGATCAGTTTCGGGGAGGTGAACTTGCAGCAATGAAAGCAGATGTTTTCTTTGTCGTTGGAACTTCAGCAGTTGTTTATCCTGCTGCCGGATTAGTTTATACAGCTAAAGCTAGTGGTGCAGCAATCGTGGAAATAAATCTGGAAGAAACAGAAATATCATCATCGGTGAATTATTCTTATTTTGGAAAAGCAGGAGAAATACTTCCCATAATATTTGAAGAATACAAACTGAAAGTATAA
- a CDS encoding cob(I)yrinic acid a,c-diamide adenosyltransferase produces the protein MNKLKKGFVQIYTGNGKGKSTAAIGQAVRAAGFGLKSYIAQFMKEYPYSELVSLKHLSELISVEQFGGDEFVYKKELPSEEELTKAKRGLQTARDKMLSGDYDIIILDEVIVAIYFKLFETKDIVEFIKSKPENVELILTGRYCPEELIDLADLVTEMQEIKHYYQKGITSRRGIES, from the coding sequence ATGAACAAACTAAAAAAAGGATTCGTTCAGATTTATACCGGAAACGGAAAAGGAAAGTCAACCGCCGCAATCGGGCAGGCAGTTCGTGCTGCTGGTTTTGGTTTGAAGTCTTACATCGCACAATTTATGAAAGAATATCCTTACAGTGAATTAGTAAGTCTTAAGCATTTATCTGAATTGATTTCGGTTGAACAATTCGGCGGAGATGAATTCGTTTACAAAAAAGAATTACCTAGTGAAGAAGAATTAACAAAAGCAAAAAGAGGATTACAAACAGCAAGAGATAAAATGTTAAGTGGAGATTATGATATAATAATTCTTGATGAAGTAATCGTGGCAATATATTTCAAACTGTTTGAAACAAAAGATATTGTTGAGTTCATCAAATCGAAACCAGAAAATGTTGAATTGATTCTTACCGGGAGATATTGTCCTGAGGAATTAATTGATTTAGCAGACCTTGTGACTGAGATGCAGGAAATTAAACATTATTACCAAAAGGGGATTACTTCCAGAAGAGGAATCGAGAGTTAG
- a CDS encoding metal-dependent transcriptional regulator — MKNISKEDYLSVIYKSADSSGEIKVNQIAERLNISAAAVTDMLRKLSNEGYVDYKRYKGTRLTKSGEEYAKNMVRRHRIWELFLHQIVGLPWDKVHNEAENLEHSSSDELIDRMEEMLDFPEFDPHGDPIPTKEGRIPKLKNNIPLSLLKVGESAKVVRVNDFDQSFLNYISEIGIELNEIINLIEVRNFDKSMHIIVKGKDCNISHKLAENVFVEVAKQ, encoded by the coding sequence ATGAAAAATATATCAAAAGAAGATTACCTAAGTGTAATCTATAAATCAGCAGACAGCAGCGGTGAAATAAAAGTAAACCAGATCGCTGAACGGCTTAATATATCAGCAGCAGCCGTGACGGATATGCTTCGCAAACTTTCCAATGAAGGTTATGTTGATTATAAACGTTACAAAGGAACAAGACTTACAAAAAGTGGTGAAGAGTATGCGAAAAACATGGTGAGACGTCATAGAATTTGGGAATTGTTCTTACATCAGATAGTTGGTTTACCATGGGATAAAGTACACAACGAAGCAGAAAATCTTGAACACTCGTCTTCAGATGAATTAATTGATCGTATGGAAGAAATGCTTGACTTTCCTGAATTCGATCCACACGGTGATCCGATTCCCACGAAAGAAGGCAGAATCCCAAAACTAAAGAATAACATTCCTCTATCATTATTGAAAGTAGGAGAAAGTGCTAAAGTTGTTCGGGTTAATGATTTTGATCAGAGTTTTCTCAATTATATCAGTGAAATTGGAATAGAATTGAATGAAATTATAAATCTTATTGAAGTCAGAAACTTTGATAAGTCTATGCATATCATTGTAAAAGGGAAAGACTGCAATATTAGCCACAAGCTTGCTGAAAACGTTTTTGTAGAAGTAGCTAAACAATAG
- a CDS encoding GlsB/YeaQ/YmgE family stress response membrane protein, which yields MIDILISLIIAGIAGSIARSLSGFSRGGCIISIVVGFIGAFIGTWLAREMQLPDPISITIRGTTYNLLWTIIGAVIFTAVLSLITPGKNK from the coding sequence ATGATAGACATTCTTATTTCTCTGATAATTGCCGGAATTGCCGGCTCAATTGCACGTTCTCTTTCCGGATTCAGCCGCGGAGGATGTATAATCTCAATCGTAGTTGGTTTTATTGGCGCATTTATCGGAACCTGGCTCGCACGAGAAATGCAACTTCCCGATCCAATTAGTATAACAATCCGGGGAACAACTTATAATTTATTGTGGACGATTATCGGTGCTGTTATTTTCACTGCAGTGCTTAGTTTAATTACACCCGGGAAGAACAAATAG
- a CDS encoding DinB family protein has protein sequence MSSHQIIQDCIKATETNTERVLKTFSQLSENQFNWKPSSDSWSIGECISHLVNSNKLYLNKIERILKSVSDAEEKDFPYKQSFVGKMIAKGIDPSNVRKIKTFKVFYPDASSISQNIIDNYFKSSENLTQLAKKMKHLNIRKTKLSSPANKLLRMNLGDVLIIISKHDERHLNQAERVMSHKDFPKS, from the coding sequence TTGAGTTCACACCAAATAATTCAGGATTGTATAAAAGCAACCGAAACTAATACTGAAAGAGTATTAAAAACATTTTCACAGCTATCCGAAAACCAATTTAATTGGAAACCAAGTTCCGATTCCTGGAGTATTGGTGAATGTATATCCCATCTTGTAAATTCAAATAAGCTTTATTTAAATAAAATTGAAAGAATTCTGAAATCAGTCTCTGATGCTGAAGAAAAAGATTTTCCGTATAAGCAAAGTTTTGTTGGAAAAATGATAGCTAAAGGTATTGATCCGTCAAACGTCAGAAAAATAAAAACTTTTAAAGTCTTTTATCCGGATGCAAGCAGTATCTCACAAAATATCATTGACAATTATTTTAAATCCTCTGAAAATCTGACTCAACTTGCGAAGAAAATGAAACATCTGAACATTAGAAAAACAAAACTAAGTTCACCGGCTAATAAATTATTGAGAATGAATTTGGGAGATGTATTGATTATAATTTCGAAGCACGATGAGCGGCATCTTAATCAGGCGGAAAGAGTTATGAGCCATAAAGATTTTCCAAAAAGTTAA
- a CDS encoding Zn-dependent hydrolase — MDRRKFLKSSVIVGAGSMILTPKIIKAMNTSPSVADMIVPSSRPKLEKWKDDEINIAWIGHATVLINFLGKYILTDPVFFEAVGVYFEGYILGPRRASLPALMLEDIPKPDIVLLSHAHMDHMDYKTLKALTEKYPVELDCIVAYNTKDVVEDLKWKSISVVDWDEKININGIHFKGVEVQHFGWRYPGEKDRSAGYFIDGRSFNGFIMERHGKKVLFGGDTTFADKFKKHKEENVDIAIMPIGAYKPWRKYHCTPEEALVMAEYHLGAKYFIPIHTKTFDSGEMIFEPLNWLARTIKHYQIKVGLWDIGETFTLKV, encoded by the coding sequence ATGGATAGAAGAAAATTTTTAAAGAGCAGCGTAATCGTTGGAGCAGGATCGATGATTCTGACTCCCAAAATTATTAAAGCGATGAATACTTCTCCTTCTGTTGCTGATATGATTGTTCCTTCATCACGACCGAAATTAGAAAAATGGAAAGATGATGAAATTAATATAGCCTGGATTGGACACGCAACTGTTCTTATTAATTTTTTGGGGAAATATATTCTTACAGATCCGGTATTCTTTGAAGCTGTCGGAGTTTATTTTGAAGGTTATATACTTGGACCACGACGGGCAAGTCTGCCAGCATTGATGCTTGAAGATATTCCCAAACCCGATATTGTATTACTTTCGCATGCACATATGGATCATATGGATTATAAAACTTTGAAAGCATTAACAGAAAAATATCCCGTTGAACTTGATTGCATAGTTGCATATAATACTAAAGATGTTGTTGAAGATTTAAAATGGAAATCAATAAGTGTAGTTGACTGGGATGAAAAAATTAATATTAACGGAATACATTTTAAAGGTGTTGAAGTCCAGCATTTCGGATGGCGCTATCCGGGAGAGAAAGATAGATCAGCAGGCTATTTTATAGATGGCAGAAGCTTCAATGGTTTTATTATGGAAAGACACGGCAAGAAGGTTTTGTTTGGCGGTGATACAACTTTCGCTGATAAATTTAAAAAGCACAAAGAGGAAAATGTAGATATTGCAATCATGCCAATCGGTGCTTATAAACCATGGAGAAAATATCACTGTACACCAGAAGAAGCATTGGTAATGGCTGAATATCATCTCGGCGCAAAATATTTTATTCCTATTCACACCAAAACATTTGACAGCGGCGAAATGATTTTCGAACCATTAAACTGGTTGGCTCGCACAATTAAACATTACCAGATCAAAGTCGGGCTTTGGGATATTGGCGAAACATTCACATTAAAAGTTTAA